TGGATGAAGCCACGTAAGGTTTAATAGAGATTTACCGAGAATTTAGTGTatgtttataattttgaatGCATTTCGTCCTCTGTTTAGAGCCCATATGTCCAGTGAATGAGCGTTACACCTGCTGCAAAACATGTTTAGAGCAAACGTGTCGCACAAGAAACATAGTTGTAAGATGTCCTGCACCGTGCATTGGAGGATGCATTTGTAGAAATGGATACATACGCGCCACTGCTAAAGGAAAGTGCGTCCCTATCAAAGCTTGCGGACTACAGCTAATTTTATCATAATTAGCAGGGCAAGATTTTTGGCGAAGCAAATGCTACGAAATTATTTGAAGAATTGTCTACACAAactaattaataattaattttcataaataaattttgcaaaataaaagcgaGTTCTCTCTTTTGTTATTATATTTCtattcttatttttgtttagatTTCGTACGTTAAACAAAACTTCAGCTCTTATCTGAGTCTTTCTAGCCAAGGTCCTCAGTCTTTATCCGCTCACGCTTATGCCTCTTGTTCCCAATAATCGGTTTCGGGTGTCGAGCAAAAGAAGGATAGAGCGAGTTTAAGAATTTCTTAGCCTGTCAGGGCCAGCTGTCCTCAGAATTATCCAACCCTACGTCCTGCTTCAATGTCCCCTATGAACCTATAAGTGATTTTTCCTCCAAAAGATCTTGAATTCCAGTATCTATCTTATGGTATGGTTGACTCTAACGCACTGTACATTTATTCTATTCCAATATCGATTGCATAGACAATTGAATCTGAGTGAAGTGAGTACCATGCGCAAATGTGACTCTGTGCGATGTTTCCGAAAATGTAACCAAAATTGGGTACTCTCGATCAAGTCAATCAAGTCTAGTCCCTGATAAGGCTTTTACTACAAGCTTTTGTTAGCTGAAACTCTTCCAAGCAAACCACATGTTTGTGTTTCTTAGCTTTAGCTGTTAGAATAAATAAGAATGTTTACTATTATGTTCAGAAGTAAAGAGTTCTTATTTTTGTCttgcttttttcatttcttatcTATGATGCTTTTCTTCGAACTTCTCGAATGATGAAGATCAACAACACTAGCGAACGCTTGTTTGTACAAATGGGATCCAAATGCTAAAATTGTTTCCTATAAAGCGTACCACTGTTACTTAGCTGAGTTTAATTTCCGTGCATCAATATGAAGATTCATGTCGCAATCCTTTTGCTGTTCGTTGCTGTTGTGCTTCAAGAAGTGCAAGGACAAATTATAAAGGTTGAGCCCTGTTTGGCTTGGATGAAGCCACGTAAGTAGATAGTCGTATGTTACGCTacttgttggttttgttgattgCGAATAAGTTTCGTCTTTCTTTAGCGCCGAAATGTCCAATAAACGAACGTTATACATGCTGCAAGACATGCTTTGAAAGAACGTGCCGTACCAGAAATGTGGCTGTGAAATGTGCTGCACCGTGCAGCGGTTCTGGATGTGTCTGTATAAATGGATACATACGCGCCACCACTAATGGAAAGTGTATCCCAGTCAAGGCATGCGGAAGATTGGATATAATTTTACCAATACGACCAATTTCAATCTAATATCACGCTGTTGATAGCAGGCTCTCGATTTGTTAACCATAAACAAAGAGGGTTTCTGGCTGCAATAAATTACTTACCGCAAAGATTTTGTATTCTATTTAGTTATTTAAAGCATTGTATCCTTTTGAAGCAAGGTAATCTCGGAATTCCTAGTCTCACAATGGATTGGCTACGGTCCTAACTTGGAGAGCTCCTTAACGATAAGATCCGGTTTCGGCAAAGTTGGTACATTGCTCCCTAGAACGATCTGTGGTGGAATACGTATAGAATACTACGGTGGCTTACGGCTTCACGCCCCTTGGCACGGCTGGAATTGATTCAATGTTTAAATTCTCGAGTTTTGCTCTGCATTTCTGGAGAGTCCCTACCGTTGTACGGTGTGGTACAAATTTCAACGCACCGATACTATTGCTGCAGAGCTACTGGACTTGATCGGAACGAATCGCCGGCACTGGTCGCAGGACTCAACCGATACGCTTTGCCAAACTTGAGCTAGAACTTGTCGCAGAGGAACTCCGCATTTGTTTTGGCTCCTCTGATCAGTACCTCGTTATGTGCCGTAAGTGTAATGCGTAAGTGTTTGTGATCGCCTCGAACTGGACATCTCGTGTTTTTGGTTCTTAAATTGCTACCGTGCTGTGCGTCCTGTAATTGCTGTAATTACATTACATATTAAttgtaatttataaataaaagaatgCTGCTGCCTTTCGATGCGAATACGTCACTGTTGCAGGCGGGTCACCCTGATTGACTCCATTATTGTCCACCATATGTTTCGACTGGTGCACATCTGGGCTATGATGTTCTCAACGGACAATTCTTCTCCTACCTGGATATTCATATGATGTCTCACGGCGATGATGCGAGGGCACTCGTACATCATCTGTTCCGGTGTCTCTCTGAGATCTGTATACTAAGGACAGTGTGCCTCCGGAATGAATTCTTATGGTGCTCTTAATTGCCTTTAATTTACCatagaaaagtaaaaaaaaacattctcccTCTTTGTGATCGCTACCGGAATGTTCAATGTGTCTTCGCCGCTAGTTTGCAGAACTtctaaacataaaacaatctAGTGTTATAATTATAAACTTAGCTCAGTACTGGATACGATTGGGCTTTCATGTTAGTCGAACTAATGCATGAAGAATTGAAATAAAAGCACTGAACCTGAACACAGCTTAGAACATCAACGTCCAATTCCTTAAAAGTCGGGAGATTGCAAGCAAAACATATTTAACGTTAATTGTTAACACTTCTTATAATGACGGTACAGCACCAGCACAGTGAAGATTTCGTTGCCATACCACCCGACAAACAGCTctgatttgaaaatttcaaataaacttTCAGCAACAATTTGAATTCTTTTCAATAGTACATCTGAGAGGCAGTGGCGAATTAACCTATGGGCGGAGGTGGCGGCCGCCAGGGGCTTCGCCGACCAGGGATGCCTTGCGGAGAAGGGGCCTTGCTAGAGAAAGGGGCTTAACCGATCAGGTAACCCGTGAGGAAACCTCCTGTAGAAGGGAATACTCTGGTCCgcacttttgattttgatgAAGCCCCAATATGTGTTGGTCCCCAAAATCCATTCCGCCATGGACCTTCAAACACTTTCATCCGCCACTGGTGACGACAGGCTGTTATCTGGGGCATTTTTGAACGTGTAGGATTAAATTTATACCGAAAATAATGGATGGGTTATgcgtttttaaatatctcatctgaaaacaacaaatttattgcattaGCATTGTCAagtatttaatttcattatccCCTTTTTGATAATGGCTATTTCTGCACACGTTAGATTTCGTCtataatattgaaaataaaaatgaattgaCTAGATAGCCATATCGATCATTTGCAACAGATTTATGCTACCAATACATACCAGCCTAGACTTCTCCGAAGGTCATCGTTTCTCTACGAGTGCTTTAATTATTCGTAGCAGAAGGCTACAAGGATACATCTCTTCACAAATTCTCACGATTTAATTTCTTGTTACAAAAATAGAATTACCATATTCTAACGTTCACAATCGATTCTTACCAGTGATACCTGCTATGATCGAAACAGTTAAATGCTGTGAAGAATAGTTTGTTGGTTAAATAACAAATCCCAGCATGGTTGTTGTAAGCAGAAGAGATAATTCACTACAGAAGCAAATTCATAACTCTTTGACTTTAACAGCACGATGATGGCttacaaatataaataatatgaATCATGAAAAATATTCCACATTACTGTAGCCACTTGTGTAAATGAGGAACTACATAAACAAGCTGTAGTACATGTAGTAAATGTTTGGGTCTCTGTGATACTCTTGCCTCCTGTATTTGTTTAACAGGCatgtggatgtttttttttgcgatgaagtgttttgtatttttttgtctctAAGGACCATGTGcaaatattgttgttttgaaGCTTTTCAATGTTTCACTTCCGCTTCAAACCGTTACTCTTTATTACCTAACATGACCTTGTGTATCGgcgaaaatcaacaacaagaGCTATACTTTAGCCGGATTTGTTTACCCAGTTGAGAGGGAGAGGATAGCGTTTGTGGTACTTGCTATAAAACACGCCAGTACTGCTGCATAGCATAATATTGAAACGCACTCCAATTTCCCAGCATGAAGCTCCAAGTTGCACTCCTTTTGATGGTAGTCGCTGTCACCCTTAACGCAGTGCACGGCCAGGATCCTCCGTGTCCGAATGGAGAGGTTGCAAGTACGTTTATCATTTAATCCCGTAAAGcatcggttttgttttaattgtgaCTGTGTGACTTTCATCCCTTTGTAGCACCATGTCCCAGAAACGAACGTTTCACGTGCTGCAAATGCTTTGAGCCAACGTGTACCTTCAGACGCCAAAGTACGCATTGTCTTATGCCGTGCAAAAGTGGATGCATTTGCAACAAAGGTTTATTACGTATAaaatcgaaaggaaaatgtgtttCGGTTATATCTTGTCCCAAAAGTATTGGACCATTCTTTCGTGGAGGTGGCAAGAGGTAGAATAAGTCAAGCTAATGACATCCTTTGTCCTTTTGCGAGGTTTAATTGTACGTAGTCGAATAAAAAATTGTGTCTATTCACCGTTTGTTCTGGAAAATGATTTGCCTTGggtgtatgaaaaaaaaaacggcgctCATGTTACCAACAACGAGACTTTCGATTGGGTATGATCGATCAGAAACTCCCTCGCCAAGGCAGCTACGCCTGACGGGCAGCTTAGTACTGCAAATGgtgcaattatttttcaccTTAACATCTAAATCCACCCGTTTTGCCCGGAGTCATCCATTGTCACGGTAAAGTGCTCATCATGCATTGATGACCCACAACAGCATGAGAATGATTGTTCGGTGGCAAGACACGGCGAGCCCGTGACGGTGggaagaatgaagaaaaatgagacaataactggtttgtaattttatgtCCATCGTTCAATATGTATCGGAACGTGACATTGGATGCCAAAGATGCGGAAGTTGATGGAATGCTTAGACATCCGGACCAATGCCTAAATCTCCCGTGATTAATAGAAAGCGAATGGTTCGTActggttgcctttttttactAGACATTACAATTTATTGTTTGCAGAGTCTCACAAACGGCATACAATCATTtgcgaaaatgaaaaaaaaaagtcaaatatAGTTAAAAAATGGTACCCTAAGTACTTTTCACTTTCGAAATGCAACTCCCAGCAAAACCCTTAAGTTGTTGTGTGCCCTTAACAATAAGCACCAAGGGACGGTTGAAGTTTTTTCATCTAATTACCTACAATTAACATTATTTATTCCATCATTTACACTAAGGCCAGTATTGGCCACGTTTAGGCCGCGAGCCGGCGGGGAGCAATTGAAAACAGAGAAAAGACCTTCCCACGTCGATCAATAGCACATTTGCATTTTCTCAAAATAGGATAGCAAGTGTTTAGGCGCGTTTAAGGACATCTCACCGAACGGGAGGTTGGTGTGCCAGGACGATAATAAGCCCGGCATGGCCCTGGCACTCACAATGACTACCACATGACGACTTgacgggaggtttttttttgcggactTCAAGGTATCTTGAGGTAGAGAAAGTTCTATCtcacaaaattttaataaaaatcctGCCTTTACTGTACAACCGGCCAGGCGGACGTCACTCGCTGGACGATTGCCGTACATACTCACATTCTAACACACGCGTACTCCTCtattatgcctttttttttccaccccttttCTGCAACAATGATACGttcgatgatgataatggaaaataaaatttgcacATCAAGCGAACTTGAATCTTTGAAGTGGCCTCCAACAAGTGCCAGCAGCAATCAAACGGGTGCACGAGCTAGTTGGCCGTCGTCAGTCgatgtttggtgtttgatGGATCGAAACGTAGATCTGTTAGGAAGGGATCGAAACATTTTGACGCAAATAATCCTACAACACAAACCAGCGAAGCCATAATTGAGCGTAGGAACTTGCTGGATGATTATCATCGCATTTAAGAAAATGTGAtcagaaaattttattttaatttctgttcgagttttgtgtgtataaagttttgtgcttttttttatagagaAGATCAGAAGTGGCTGTTGATtcttgaagctttttttcttgcttgttatactttaaataacgataaaatggATGTTATCAAAAACGTGGATTTGAAGCAAAGAAACTTTAAGAAAATCGGACTGATCTGCATAGCCGTGCTGGTGTGTGGAATGGTGTTTAGCTATGGAATATTTCCCTCAATTTTGCGCTTCATGATCAAACAGGTTTGGACCATTTGGAAAATGTTGCACAATTCCCAAAGAACAAAAACCtccaacattaaaaaaaaaactgtgtatTATTTGTAAAACTTGCAGAACGTTTTACTTAAACCGGGCACACAGATACGCGACATGTTTGAGAAAATTCCATTTCCGTTGGATTTCAAGCTACACATCTTTAACGTGACGAATCCGGATGAAATAATGCGCGGAGGCAAACCCCGTGTCAAGGATATTGGACCACTTTATTTTGAGTATGTATGGTGAAACAGTTTAAATGTGAAATTGTCAAAGTGCACAGAAAGCAGATTAGATTGAACACAAGAATTACACTGCAAACTCCCTTTCaagataatatttttattcacctTCTATCCTTTACCCATTGATCAAGCAATTGGACAATGGTACACATAATCCCAAGGGTCCTTTTCGCACGTATCCAGCCCTACAGAAGCATCCCTGTGCGCACAATAAGCAGTTCACATTTTGATTCAGCGTGCTGCAAGTCTTCTGTACGCAAGGGCCACAGCAAGAATAAACTTCATTCTGACGACAACGAGGCACTCTTATATCAATGGCTGGCGAGTATAGACAGGAAAGGGTGTTAAAGGTGGCAATGTTAATAAATAGCAGAAATAATGCTTACGTTTATTTACACCCGCTGAAAGACACCAGTAGGCAGTGGGGACCGTGAGTTGTGCTGAAGCGGTGCAAATAATAACACCGATGGCAAAAATAATGCTCCACACGGACGCCATGTTGTCGATTGTCTATGGTTTAATTCGAAGCGTCTGCGACTGAATATAAGCCAAAGCTGGGAACgatattttatgcaattttgCGTTCGAAATGGTGCGCAACAATAGGCTTGACCCTGCTGTTTCAATTTGAACAAGTGTTTACATGCTGAAGTGAAGGAAGTAGCTTGTCTTACGTCTGCTGTTGTCTAGTTCAGACGACGgacaacgacaaaaaataaacttcacgGTGACATGTGTAAGTCTGGAATGGGGCTTGTGCATTGATGACGTTGAcgaattgttttgaaaacagatttttaaTGGATTCAGTATCGGTTGCTTAACCTCATAGAGTGCAAATTAAGTTCAGGAAgagtggagttttttttgcgttgggTGTGTTGATATGTGATAAAGATATTTGTATTTGTCTATAATATCTCGTGGCGATCTACATTTGTGTTTTACACACCGTTACATCATATTCATTGAAGTTAAAAACACAACAGATTTACATTATCTTTAGCTCAGATGTGTGAAGATAAAATGTAGCAGGATTAAACGCATTAAGCGACATCAAACTCGCAGCACGTTTAACTAATCTCTACATCATGTGATAATCTGGCATGGTCTAGAAGCCTTTCGATGAATAGTATACCTGGCTCGACGCCAAGTAGCGTTCAACTTTTGTCGTAATTCAGAAAGCGCGCTCCAAGATCGCATTGCAATTCTGATGACTGGATAGAATCCAGACGTACCCCCGTGAGCCCATCACCAAAGGCCCATCATCAGATGACATATACTCAAATGCACTACGAtcattcgtcttcttcttgactgATCTACCAGCTTCTTGCTAGTTCATATCGGCCATTTAATGGATTATCACGTAGTCAGATACTAGGTCCTCACTTTGCGGGAACGATCCggttgagatttgaacccaagTCCTCCCGTATGAAGCCCGACGCAATTGCCACCAGACCACCTCTATGAACGAGATTTATCTGTCCTGATTTCTATATAACTGTGACTGCATAGTTTAGAATACGCAGAAGTGTAGTATAAAAAAGTGTTCGCATCATGATGGATGTTTAAAATATGAGCTTCTCCACTGAACTCACTGAAATGTTGAGTGCCCGTGCTAGAGTGTTCCATCGAACCGCTTTCATATGACCCACCGAGGAAACTTCTACGCTCAAAACATCTGTTGTGATGAGCGAATCTGGCAGCATATGGaacatttataatttaaaGCTTTCACAGCAGATCGGCAAGCGTTCCTCTACGTGTTAGATTTACTGCTTACTCTCTAAATCTAGGTACTCTTAATCATCAAACAGATCAAGACAATAGAGTCTATAAAGTTTCTGATGTAAGTTGCACCACACGTCTTTAGAAGAGTTCTCAGGATAGTATCTCACAGGTAGCTTTTTAACGTCTATTAAAAGATAAATATTGTACACGTGACACAGCTAGAACAAATACAGATCAAAGTCAATATACGTTGAGTGATGATTGCAACATCATTAAGAGAAATAGTTGGACAAAACAGGCGTAAAATTGGTGATAAATGAAGTCAATCGGACACGGACTTACCGATCGGTTAGTCTTGGTTTACCAATAGCCGATTGTTAGTCGACCAACTGAGCAGTTGGCAGCGTATGATGCTGCCACGTTGCAaacattgtttaaaaaaacatcagGACGATGATGAGTTTGCATCTTTATGATCGTAATGAATTAATGATGTGGAATACATAAAACGGACATGGAATTTACGATTATTTTAGCATTCTAATTCCTTGTACTGGAATGGGAATGAAGATTATGTTAAatgcttatttatttagtaTTTTATGTTGTAGAGTATAGTTGTGCATGCTGTTGTTTATTATACGCGAATTCATTTTTCTACTCGCTATCGCATAGCGCATTCACCTTCAATCACTGTGTCTTTTTGTTTCAGTCTATTCCGTCAAATAATCAGACATTGAGCTTCTTAACCCTTTACCACCGAACGACATTCCTTGTCCGGAACGCAGAAACCGCCCTCCCGTTTACGCGTGTAGTTATTCTCGCAGTAGCATCCTTTGTAACAACGGTGGTCACACAACTTATCCCTCGATTTATCCGTACACGTCTCCTCGAAACACATGCCACAGCATCGGTAGACTTCATTTTTACCACATTCCGCTGAGAATAGAAAAGAGCACCGTTAACCGTTAACAACTCAGCCTTTCCAAGGTGTCTCATGCGCTATACGTACTATGCTGGAAACAGGTTAGGACGTTTTTGTTGGGAATAAAGTTCTGAGCGCAACACACGGCCACGCAGGCCAACAGTAGCACTACGAAACACTTCATTACTAAAGCTGAGCTGTGGATAGGGTTTAAAGGTTGGCAGATCTTTAAAATACGTACGACAAATGGAACTACTTTTCGCACGTCCGTTTTATGGTATCGGTAGGCAATGTTCCAGATTTAGTGGGTTCAACTGTGTAAACACAGCAGCgaaattgtgtttttgcaaATTCACACGCGTAACAgatgaagaagttttttttccatggaGTACttgaagttgttttaaaaCCTTTTCCAGAACCATTCCAGACAATTTCAAAACAACAGCTGCACGTTGAGCGTTACATAGCCTCTCCGTATTGGAAACCTCGCAGTGTTAGTCCGAACGATGGCAAGTGTCTGTCATAATAAAATGGAACACTCATTCATGTTTATCAACCATGTCCAGTAAAATAGACTACAGTATATGCACCAGTATCCAGGGCAAAGATTAATTTTTCACCAGCAAAATGTCTattattttccacattttatgtgttttaacGATCAATGACTATTCATTTAACGATCAAAAGGTTAGAACCGCCTTCCCGTACGCCGAACAGACTATTCATCTGAGGGCGTAACGAAGTCACAGAAAGCTAGTAATGGTAGGAAAAGGGCCTCTCGAGATTGTagtgccaaagaagaagaagaagaagttgagtTCGGGTTGGATTTCACTTTGAAAAAGTACACATTTACcgtcaaaaatatatttttcacaaGCTATTTGGGATAACAAAATTGATAATGGACTACCATACGCCACGGGTTCTGAAGCCTCGATCAAAGATTCACAGATGTGCGGTAATGTCTCACTCGTACTCGTAGCTCATGGATTGTTCTCGCTCGTTCAGTGGTACTTAGCGATCTAAAGTTTATTCCTTACATGCATATTTACACTTCCCGTACAGTAAGATTGATAGATTGTAGATAGATTGTCCCGATTGTAagattttactttttgttatAAAACTATAAAACCAATATTATTGAACTATAAaccaatatttttataatacaTAAGtgaaaacacatttaaacTGTATGTACAAAAATGACATGatataaaatatgataaatatttggAATCAGTATGAGCATAAGAAAATGAGATTATAGTATAGAACACCGCGCACAATTGGCTACAGGAAATTCACTTACAAAGGTGTCGAACATGCTCTCGGTATAGATTTATTATGATGCTTTTCgtaatgtttcttttcttcttttgctgaaGCTATGAACATGTGGCTACAAATATGGTGATTTAAAGTTGCACtatatataaatttaaataatctcagTAATTTTAGTAACAAATTAAAGTACagtaaatagttttaaaaaaataataactcTGTTTTCATAGTTATAACCAAAATTTCTATTGTAACCAGTAAATAATTGtgtgaatttaatttacacaTGATGTTGAAGCACTACTCTCGGATGACTGAAGGAAATTCTTGCTTGGGGCAGGCTTGATACCGTATGCAAGGCCCCTTCGGATACGCACGGACATAACCTATCATACAGAAGCATCCTTGCACGCAGCGTTCATCGTTACATGCGACATATCCACGGCACGTATTGTAGCTGCACCTTCCGCAGCATAGGTACACTTCGTTTTGACCACATTTTTCTGAAAGATAAACAGCATAGAATTAAATAATACTTTGCATTGACTAATAGAAATCCACTAAAAAGAGAATAATTACTTGGAATGCACGGGGGTTGCGTTGTCGTAGTGCTTCTGGCCGTGCTGCTGGTTCTGATCGTAGTTATCGTGGTAGTTTTTCGAGTGTTGGTGGTTGTTACAGTCGGCACAGTTCTTGTGGTTACAGGTGCTGTTGTGGCTGGGACTTTCGTGACAGTTGCACTCGATGTCGAAGTAATAGCAGCTGTAGTTTTGGTAATATTTCCACCTGGTACAGGCGTAGGCGACGTAGTTGGAGGAGTGGAAAAGGGAGTGACTGTCTCGGTTGTAATTGGGTTTTGAGAGGTAGAAATCGTTTCAGTAAAGGTAGTTTCTACTGGAGTTGTCTCCGGGTTAGTTGAAGAGGTATACTCAGTTTGAGTAATCGTT
This genomic window from Anopheles maculipalpis chromosome 2RL, idAnoMacuDA_375_x, whole genome shotgun sequence contains:
- the LOC126559538 gene encoding cysteine-rich venom protein 6-like; translated protein: MKCFVVLLLACVAVCCAQNFIPNKNVLTCFQHTECGKNEVYRCCGMCFEETCTDKSRDKLCDHRCYKGCYCENNYTRKREGGFCVPDKECRSVVKG